From the genome of uncultured Bacteroides sp.:
AATAAACAATCCTATGTTGATCACGGAAGAATAGGAATCTGGGGATGGAGCTTTGGTGGATACATGACTATTATGAGCATGAGCGAAGGCAGCAATGTATTCAAGGCAGGAGTTGCCGTAGCACCGGTAACCGACTGGAAATTCTATGACTCTGTTTACACTGAACGTTTCATGAGAACTCCACAGGAAAACGCAGATGGATATGCAGCTTCTTCAGCATTTGCACGTGCTGGAAATCTTAGCGGAAAGCTTTTGATTGTACACGGTATGGCTGATGACAATGTTCATTTTCAGAATACCGCCGAATATAGTGAACAGTTAGTACAATCTAACAAACAATTTGATATGCAGGTTTACACTAATCGCAATCATAGCATATACGGAGGAAATACCCGTTACCACTTGTTTACCCGCATTACAGAATTCTTCAAGAATAATCTGTAAGCAATATTCCGTAAACAAATACTATTAAGAACACAACACAAATGGAAAGAGTAAGAAAGCCGGATTGGCTTAAGATAAATATTGGGAGCAACGAGCGCTATACAGATACAAAACGTATTGTAGAGTCTCACAAACTGCATACTATTTGTAGTAGCGGACGTTGCCCGAATATGGGTGAATGCTGGGGTAAAGGAACTGCAACCTTTATGATTTGCGGAGAAATCTGCACCCGCTCCTGTAAGTTTTGTAATACTCTTACAGGAAAACCTCACCCTTTAAACAGCGATGAGCCGTTGCATGTAGCAGAATCTATAAGATTAATGAAACTCTCTCATGCCGTAATCACTTCAGTAGACCGGGATGACCTTCCCGATTTAGGCGCTTCGCACTGGGCAAATACTCTTTACCAGATAAAACTTCTCAATCCAGAAACTACAACAGAAGTTCTGATTCCCGATTTTCAAGGAAGAACTGATCTTATTGAAATGATTATCGCCGCAAAGCCGGATATTATTTCTCACAATATGGAGACTGTTCGACGCATTAGCCCTACCGTTCGCAGTGCAGCCAATTATGAAACCAGTCTAAAAGTTATTAATCAGATCTCCCAAAGTGGTCTTGTTGCAAAATCAGGAATTATGGTTGGTCTGGGAGAATTGCCCTCAGAAGTAGAAGAACTTATGGACGATTTATTAGAGAACGGGTGCCAGATACTTACCATTGGACAATACCTGCAACCATCACATAAACACTTTCCTGTTGCAGCATATATAACTCCCGAACAATTTGATATTTATAAAGAAACCGGACTAAAAAAAGGATTTAAACAAGTAGAAAGTGCCCCATTGGTTCGCTCTTCTTATCATGCAGAAAAACATTTAATTAACAAACATAAAAAATAAGAACCTATTATACTGAATATTTGTTCTTGTGTATATAATGGAAGAAAAAATATGATAAGAAATTATATTAAAAATACATCCAAATTGCTTATTATTAACGGAGCTATTGGAGTGTTGCCTATCATATTATGCATGATTCTTAGTGAATTTATTTCAGCTTCAACGGCTATATATATTAGTTCCGCTGTTAGTTTGTTTTTCTCACTACTTATCTATTACTTAATTGGGCGTGGAGGAAGCTTGCTGCTTCTATTGGCATCTACACTTTTGCTGTTGATACTAAGTATATCCACTTTAATATCTTCCATAAACGTACCTCAGGGAATATTACCTTTTTACACGGAAATTGGAATAATAATCATTGTTTCTATTATTCTTTATGAAAAGAGAAGAATAAAAAAATTATTTCTTAAGAAAAATAGTTCGCATTATGATAAGGACTTAATGTATAGTATTGATTCTGGAGCAATCTATTCAAGAGTAATACAAATTTTATGTATTCCTCATTTCATTATAACGTCTCTGATTATAATTTTTGCATCGCCGTTAGGAAAGATTACAGATTTAATTTTGCTCCATATACTGCCTCCTGCAATTCTTTTTATTGCAATTATTATTAGTCAGATTGGACTTACACTCCTTCTTTCTTTATCATCAAAGATTGAAAAGATTCCTATATTAAACGAGAAAGGTGAAGTTGTAGACAAGAAATATAGTTTCGAAAAACATTATTATAAGAACATGTATATCAATCCGGTTATCCGAATTGCAGTTATATCTAACGGACTATTGTTTCTTAGCAGAAGATCTGAAAATGCCAATTTTAATCCTGATAAGATTGATCTTCCCATGGAAAGCTACTTACGATACGAAGAAAGCTTGGAAGAAGGATTAAATCGTACTATGAAACGTTTTTTTCCTAATGAAGATAAACTGGAACCTAGATTCAGCATTAAATATAGGTTTAAAACAGAAGAGACCAATCGCCTTATCTATCTATACATTCTTTACATTGATGATGATAAATTGCTTTGTTCTGCCAAATTCAGAGATGGGAAATTATGGACTTTCCAACAAATTGAAACAAACCTTGATAAAAACTTCTTCGGAGAGTGTTTTGAAAAAGAGTACGACCAGTTAAAAGAAGCCGCACTCATAAGCGAAGAATTCAAAAAAATCAATTAACTACCAGACTTCTTACTTATATAGCAAGAATATACAAGGAATCTTTGTCAGATCAGGCAATTTCCCCTGCCACTCTTTTACAGTCTTTGTTTTTATAAATTCTCCTTCGCATGTAATATCTGCAGCGATACATAATTTAGTCTGAGGACGACAATTGTGTAATATATCTTCTGCCATCTTGTTATTCCTATATGGAGTTTCAATAAACAGCTGTGTCTGATTCTCTGAATAGATACGTGATTCCAGATGTTTTATAGTTTTCACTCTCTCAGAAGGATCGATTGGTAAATAGCCATGAAAAGCAAAACTTTGTCCGTTGAAACCAGAAGCCATTACAGAAAGAATAATAGATGATGGGCCAACTAATGGAACAACTTTAAGATTCTTTCGCTGAGCCATAGCAACGACATCAGCTCCGGGATCGGCAACAGCAGGACATCCGGCTTCGGATATTACTCCCATTGGGGAACCGGCAATTAATGGTTTCAGATAACCAGATATTTCTTCAGCAGATGTATGCTTGTTCAAAGGATAGAAAGTTAGAGTATCAATATCAATCTCTTTCTCTACTTTCTTAAGAAAACGACGAGCAGAACGTATATCTTCTACTATAAAATGCTTTATCTGAACAATTATTTCTTTATTATAAGGTGGTAATACTGACTCAATAGGTGTTTCACCCAAAGTAACGGGCAAAAGATATAATGCAACTTCCATTATTATTTTATATTACGGGTTAAATCTTGCTTCAGCAAGCATTTTGGAATAGTCGGTCATTTCCAATAAATCCTTTATGGTAGCCTCTTTATGATTTTTCATGTAAGAATCTACAATCTGCATTCCCATCCAAACGCCAACCATCATTGGAGACTGATCGCCAAAAAAAGCTGTATTAGGTGCCGGCTTCAAGTATTTACGCTGAACCATTGGATCAGTACAATAAAGGTGTCCGTTCTGCATCATGTACTCCCATATCTTAAACCGGTTATATTCACACCATTCTTCTTCTTCTCTGGTATAACCTAGTTCTTCTCCAAAAGTTTTATAATTAAGAATTTCAGAAACAATATATTCCAATTTCCCTCTGTGAAGCATTCTGTCAATTAGGCGGCCTCTATCTTCAGGATAAGGATATTCACTTAACAGATAAAAATTGAAACAATCCGGCAAAATTCTCTCCGGCTTCATGCTCTTTCTTTGATAATCGTAAAAGAAACGTTTATATAAAGGATAATCTTCTCCCATATATTTATCAATGCTAAAGCCCAAAATACTATCTCCCACAACAACCGATTCGTTGAGAGCAGATATCTGAGAATAAATATGGGGAATCTTTAGCGAAGGAACTTCTTTTTTTAACCTCTGGAATCCTTTGGTGAATTTCTTTTCTAAACGACTCATATTGCTATACTTTGCAAGTGCATCAGCCGTTAGTTTACGTAAAGTTGAATCAGAATAAAAGACCTTTAACTTCTCGTTAATTTTATCATCATTAACTTGTCCAAGCCTCAAAACATCTTCTATAAGATACTTTGTAGCCAGAAGATATTCTGTATTCATTTTCTGAAGAGCAGAAAAACTATTGAATTCTACATACTCATTCAGTAGTTTATCATAACGAGCTATTTCTATTCTTTCATCAACAGCATCGCTGTCTTTTTTATCTGCTACAAATTTGCAGGAAAAAAAGACTAGGCAAGTAAGAAAGAAGAATAAAAATTTTCTCATTACTAAATTATTTAGCAATGAGCAGTGAAAAGCTATTTTTCACTGCTCATTTTTATTTATCCGTAGATTATATTTCCGTTTTCATCACAGTACTCCTCGAAACTCTTCTCGTACTGAACCATTGCACGAAGACTCATTCCCATGCTAGAGAATCCTCCATCGTGGAACAAAGTCTGCATTGTAACCTTACGAGTTAAATCAGAGAACATTGTGATACAATAGTTTGCACATTCATCAGCATCGGCATTACCAAGTGGAGACATACGGTTTGAGAAGTCCATTAACTTATCCATACCTTTTACTCCCGAACCTGCAGTAGTCATAGTTGGAGATTGAGAAATAGTGTTAATACGAACATTATGTTCTCTACCATATATATATCCAAAACTACGACAGATTGACTCAAGCAATGATTTTGCATCAGCCATGTCATTGTATCCAAAGAATGTACGTTGTGCAGCGATATATGATAATGCAACAACAGAACCATAATCAGCTATAGCATTCATTTTCTTAGCAACCTGCAACATCTTATGAAATGATATCGCTGAAATATCCAATGTTTTACCTAACATATTATAATCCAAATTATCGTATGTATTCTTTTTACGAACATTTGGAGACATTCCTATAGAATGTAATACAAAGTCGATTTTTCCACCTAAAATTTCCATTGAACGTTGGAAAACCACTTCTAAATCTTCAACGCTGGTTGCATCTGCTGGAATAACTTCACAGTTAAGTTTATCAGACAATGCTGAAATTTCACCCATGCGCACAGCTACCGGTGTGTTTGATAATGTAATGGTTGCACCCTCTTCAACAGCCAGTTCTGCTACTTTCCAAGCAATAGACTGTTCGTTAAGTGCACCAAAAATTATACCTCTTTTACCTTTTAATAAGTTGTAACTCATACCTAGTTCTTATTAGTTTAAATATGCCGCAAAGATATAAACATTTATTCGAACTGAACAAAAGAGTTGCCAAGTTTTGCATTTCTATTGTGTAAATCAACAAAAAATACACCTAATCTAACAAAATGTACACATTGATTTTCAGTATCAAAACTATATTTGCAAAATAGACAATAAGTTTTTTCAAAATAATTATTTAAGGTTAGATTAGATTATTAGAATTGTTTTTATTATTTCTTTCACAAGCCGTCCGTGAGAATAGTTTGTGGAAGAAATAATATTTAGTGTTTAACAAGTTTTTAAGTAAAATAGATTATAATATTAAAGTAAAATAACAGAATGAACATTTTTATAAAAAAGTACCTTGTGCTACCTGTAGCATGCGCACTATCTCTATTATACAGTACCAATTCATTAGCAGCTTCAAAAGGAAGCAATATTGATCCTGCTATATATAATGGGGTACCATTTAAAATGCCAAAAGTTGTGCAACCCTCTTTTCCCGTTTACAAGGCAAATATTCTTGATTTCGGTGCAAAAGGAGACGGAATATACCTCAATACAAAAGCAATTAACGATGCCATAAAAAAGGTAAATGCCAAGGGAGGGGGAACAGTTGTTATACCTTCGGGATTATGGTTGACCGGGCCTATTGAATTATTGAGTAACGTAAACTTGTACGCAGAACAAAACGCTTTAGTTGTTTTTACTGATGATTATAATGCTTATCCTGTTATAAAGACTTCATTCGAAGGACTCGAGACTCGCCGTTGCCAGTCTCCTATTTCAGCCCGCAATGCTACTAATATTGCAATTACCGGAAAGGGAATCTTTGATGGTTCGGGTGATGCATGGCGTCCGGTAAAGAAAGATAAAATGACCGAAGCTCAGTGGAAAAACCTCATCAAATCGGGAGGGGTATTAAGTGCTGATAAGAAGATCTGGTACCCAACCGAGAAGTCTTTTAAAGGTGCCTCATCTACTGAAAACTTTAATAACCCTACAGGTATTAATACTGATACTGAATGGGAAAGCATCAGAGAATGGCTTCGTCCGGTAATGGTTAGTATTGTTAAATGCAAGAATGTACTTCTGGAAGGTGTAACTTTCAAGAATTCTCCAAGTTGGTGTCTTCACCCGCTTTCTTGCGAAAACATCACAATCAATAAGGTTAATGTATCTAACCCATGGTATTCACAGAATGGAGATGCCCTTGATTTGGAATCATGCAAAAACGCTCTTATTATAAACAGTACCTTTGATGCCGGAGATGATGCCATCTGTATTAAATCGGGTAAAGATGAAGACGGACGCAGAAGAGGCGAACCTTGTCAGAATGTGATAGTAAAAAACAATCTGGTACTTCACGGTCACGGCGGATTTGTAGTGGGTAGTGAAATGTCTGGCGGCGTAAAAAACATATATGTTTCTAATTGTTCTTTCGTTGGTACCGATGTTGGTTTACGTTTTAAAAGCACCCGCGGACGAGGCGGAGTTGTTGAAGGTATCTACATTGACCATATCAACATGATTAATATACCTAACGAACCTCTTTTATTCGACTTATTCTATGGAGGAAAAGCTCCTGATGAAGTAACAGAAGAGGATACCAAAGAAAGTCTTTCAACTACAATACCTCCTGTAACGGTAGAAACTCCTACGTTTAAAGATATTCATATCTCCAACGTTTTCTGTAAAAAATCAGGAAGAGCAATGTTCTTCAACGGTTTGCCTGAGATGAAGATTCAGAATGTTACGGTTAAAAACGTAATTATATCCGATGCACAAGAAGGCGCAGTTGTTAGTCAGGCGGATGGAGTAGTTATGGAAAACATTAAAATTACTTCTCCAACCGGAAATAGCTTGTCTATAAAGAATGCAAACAATATTAAGGTAGACGGTATTCTTTTTAAAGAAGTGGACGAAAAGGGCAAAACAGTAATATTTAAATGATTTCAATCAAAAAAGGTAGGAATAGTCATTGCATTTATTATACATTTGCATTGTTATTAACTGAATTTTATTAATCATGAAAAAGAGTATAAAAATTGCTTTGGCAATAGTTTGTTGCCTTCCTTTAAATGCACTTGCACAAAAAACGGAGAAAAGTATCTCCATTGAAGTAGAAAATGGATGGAACAAAGCTAAAGAAAACGAACCGGTTGTATTAAAAATTAAAGATCTAAATGCCGGATTCACTGTAAAATCTGCTACTGTTTGGGTTGGAAACAGAGAAATTCCTTCTCAGCTGGATGACTTAAATGGAGACCGCAAAGCCGATGAACTTGCTTTTGTAACAGATGTGCCTGCTAAGGGAAAAAGAACTTTTAAAATTACTCTTTCTTCGGAGAAATCTACCAAAACATATCCTTCTAAAGTATATGCCGAAATGTTGGTAAGCGATAAGAAAGGACAGCATGTTCCTATCTCTTCTGTTTCTGTTCCCGGCGGAATACTTTATAATCAGCTACACCACCATGGTCCGGCTTTCGAATCTGAGTTGGTTGCTTATCGTATTTACTTCGATAAAAAGCAGACTGTGGATTTATACGGAAAGTTCAATAAAGGTTTCGAAATAAAAGAATCTCAGTTCTACCCTACCGATGCTCAGCTGGCTAAAGGTTTTGGTGATGATGTTCTTCGCGTGAACGCAAGCTGCGGACTAGGAGCTTTTAAAGGATGGGACGGCAAAAAAGCTACTCATATTGATCCGGTAAGTAACCGTACAGAGAGTATTTTGGCTTACGGACCAGTAAGAACTGTTGTTGATGTTATTGCAAACGACTGGAAATACCAGGGTTCTGAGTTGAATATGACTACTCGTTATATTCTCTATGCCGGACACCGTGATGCCGAAGTGAAGATTCTGTTCGATGAACCTCTTAAAAAAGAAGTTTTCTGTACCGGAGTTCAGAATATTAAAGGATCGGAATCTTTCTCAGATCATAAAGGACTGGTTGCATGCTGGGGTACCGACTGGCCTGTAAACGATACAATTAAATATGCAAAGGAGACTGTAGGACTTGCAACTTGTATTCCTTTGAAATATGTAAAGGCTGAAGTGAAGGATAACGATAATTATCTTTATACTGTAGGAGCCGATGGCAAGAAGTCTATAGATTACAACATTGTATTTACATCCATGAAAGAAACTTTTGGTTATAAAACAAAAGAGGCATGGTTTGCCTATATTCAGGAATGGAAAAAGGAACTTGAGCATCCTTGTACTATAAGGATTAAATAAGTATCAATTATTACACTAAAAATCCGGGAGATTGCACAATTAATACACTTGCTTTCTCTCGGATTTTTTTATTTTTGCCTGCAAAGAAAATAATTTAAATTAATACTAAATGAAAAAGCTTACAACGATTTTAGGATTATGCCTGATAACGGCTTTACCTGTCATAGCGCAGAACTATGTTTCAAAAGTGTGGGTAGCGGACAAAGGAGATGGTACTTATCGTAATCCTATTATTCATGCAGACTATTCGGATCCCGACGCTTGCCGTGTAGGGGATGATTATTACATGACAGCATCCAGCTTTAACTGTATTCCGGCTTTGCAGATTCTTCATTCAAAGGATTTGGTGAACTGGACAATTGTAAATGCTGCCGTTCCTTATGCTATTGAACCTATTGAAGCTATTGAAAAGCCAGAGCACGGAAACCGTGTATGGGCGCCAAGTATCCGTTTTCACAACAATGAATTTTATATTTTCTGGGGAGATCCTGATCAGGGAGTCTTTATGACTAAAGCCAAAGATCCGAAAGGAACCTGGAGCAAACCTGTTTTGGTAAAAGCAGCGAAAGGTATTATTGATACTACTCCTCTGTGGGATGAAGATGGCAAGGTTTATCTGGTTCATGCATTTGCCGGAAGCCGCGCCGGATTAAAGAGTGTGCTGGCTGTATGCGAACTGAATGCTGAAGCGAATCAGGCTATTACTGAATCAAGAATTATATTCGACGGACACGAACATCACGAAACATGTGAAGGTCCTAAGTTTTATAAAAGAAACGGTTATTACTATATATTTACTCCAGCCGGCGGTGTAGTTGCCGGATGGCAGCTAGTGCTTCGTTCAAAGAATCCGTATGGTCCTTACGAAGAAAAAGTGGTAATGGCTCAGGGAAAAAGTACAATTAATGGTCCTCACCAGGGAGCCTGGGTAGATACAACCACAGGTGAAGACTGGTTCCTTAATTTTCAGGATGTGGGCGCTTATGGTCGACTTACTCACCTGCAACCAATGAAATGGGTTAAAGACTGGCCGGTTATCGGTGTTGATAAAGATGGTGACGGATGCGGTGAACCTGTTCTTACTTACAAGAAACCTAATGTAGGCAAGACTTATCCTATCTGCACTCCTCAGGAAAGTGATGAATTTAATACACTTACTTTGTCTCCACAATGGCAATGGCATGCAAATTATAATCCAAAATGGATATTCCTTGCTGCCGACAAAGGTTATGCACGCCTATACTCCTACCCTGTTACTAAGGAATACAAGAGTCTGTGGGACGTGCCTAATCTGCTTTTACAGAAGACTCCTTCCAATGAATTCAGTGCTGTTATGAAACTTCGCTTCGCTCCAAGTCCAAAATATTTCGGAGAACGTACCGGATTACTGGTTATGGGACTTGATTATGCACTTCTTTCACTCGAAAATACAAAAGAGGGATTAATTCTTTCACAAAACGAATGCAAGAACGCCGATAAAGGAACTGTAGAATCGGTAAATGAATCGGTTACTTTGAAGGATAATACTGTTTACCTTAAAGTAACATTCAATAAAGAAGCTAAGTGTGATTTCAGTTATAGTCTCGATGGAAAGAAATTCCAGAAGCTAGGAAAACAATTCAAAGTGCGTGAAGGTAAATGGATCGGCGCTAAAGTCGGAACATTCTGTACTCGTCCGGCTATTGTAATTAATGATGGCGGATGGGCTGAAGTAGACTGGTTCCGTATTGAGAAGTAATATTCATTCTTATATGGTTAAAGGCTGCCCAATCTTACTAAAGAAGTAGATAAGGCAGCCTTTACTATTAAGATAAACTCCGGTGGGACATTCTTTTTTAAATATAGACTTAATCCATAAAAGGTGTACACCTTAATTATTAAAAGTGTAGTCTTTTTAATAATAGCGTGTAGACCTTTTCAAAAACATCCGGTTAATAGATTGCTTAGGTCCGGCGAGATATCGCCTTAACTTCCTAAGAATAATAAACAATATCCGGGTTATTTAGTTTGAACAACAATCATTACCGGAAAGTGATCTGACGGACATCTGGCTGAATTCTCCTGCAGTTTTATTTCTTTTGGAGCAGCATTAGAATTAAACTCACCTTTATTTTCTGATCTATAAGTATCTGTCAGAATTCCGTATTTCAACACCTTAAAATTATTAGTAAGGAAGATGTGATCTATACGGCTATCCGTTTTACTATTCGGATTAAAATCATTGAATGTTCCGTTAGGCGCATATACTAATTTAGACATTCCATAAGAATCTTGAAGGATGCCGGAAGTATTGAGCAGTTTATAAGAAGGGGAATCCTGGTCTACATTAAAATCACCCGACAAGATAACCGGCATACCTTTAGGCATTGCCTGAATCTTCTTTAAGATCAGTTTAGCACTTTCTGAACGGGCAACCGTACCGATATGGTCCATGTGTAAATTGAAATAAACAAAAACAAAACCACTTTTAATCTCTTTAAATTTTCCCCATGTGCATATCCTCACACAAACAGCGTCCCAGCCCAGATTAGGTTTAGACTCATCTTTTGATAACCAGAAGTCGCCATGATCAAGCAATTGGAATTTATCGGTTCGATAAAATATGGCTGAATGTTCGCCTTTGGTTTTTCCATCGTCACGCCCTTTACCTATATAATTATAGCCAGGCAAAATCTGTTTCATCTCTTGAAGTTGATTATACAACCCTTCCTGAGTTCCGAAGATGTCAAAACCATGAAAGCGGATTAATTGGGCAATATAAGGAGAACGCTGGCCCCATCCATTGCCATTTATTGAATCGCCGTGATTAGCATTACGCAAATTGTAAGTTACTACAGTAAATGTAGTTGGAGTTACGGCGAATATCATTCCTACGAATAGGAATGAAAATAAAATAAGACAGTAAATTTTCTTCATAATCAAATATTAATTTAACAAAGTGTGTGCTAATAAACAAAGATGTTATTTACAATAACATCTTCAAAATTAAATAATCATATTGTATTATTAACAGGTTTATTTTAAAATTTAATATTTAATTGCATTGGCAAAGTACAATAACCAAATATCTTTAAATTATGTGCAAACTACTAGGGACTTCAGCTTTTATTTTCTGTAATTTTGCACTGCAAATATATTAAGGTATGAAAAGATTAGTAATATTCGATTTAGACGGAACTCTACTTAACACAATTGCCGACTTGGCACAAAGTACAAATTATGCGCTAAGGAAAACAGGATTTTCCGAGCACGAAGTAGATGAATACAGGTTTTTTGTAGGTAACGGAATAAATAAGCTTTTTGAGCGTGCACTGCCGGAAGGGGAAAAGAGTGAAGAAAACATTTCAAAGGTTCGCAAACATTTTCTGGTTCATTATAGTGAGCATAAAATGGACAAAAGCCGTCCTTATCCGGGCATTCCCGAACTACTGTCTGCCCTTCACGAAAAAGGAGTGATAATGGCTGTAGCATCCAATAAATATCAGTCGGCTACGGAGCTGCTTGTTGAGCATTATTTCAGCGGAGTACCTTTTGCTGCAGTTTTCGGACAACGTGAAGGTATAAAAACAAAGCCCGATCCGCAGATTGTAGAAGATATTCTTGCTGTAACAAAAGTGGCTAAAGAGGACGTTCTTTACGTGGGAGACTCGGGCATTGATATGCTGACTGCTAAAAATGCAGGAATAACTGCTGCCGGAGTAACCTGGGGATTTCGTCCACTGGAAGAACTTCAGCAATTTGAGCCTGCACATATTGTAAATGAGGCACATGAAATTCTTTCTCTGATTTAAATATCAAAAAGAATTCTATTTCAAATAAAAGAAACAACACTCTGGAAACAGATATAATCTGGTCTGCAAAATCTCTTTGCAGATTATGCAGACCGGAATAACCTTATTTTTAAAAGATAATATTACAATGAAAACAAAAGTTTTATTCTTACTCGTCTGGGGAATTGCTTCCTCAGTATTTGCACAAGAGTTTATGCCTATCTGGAAAGGCGTTAAAATGCCTAACAGCAAAGGAATAGAAGTAAAAGACAGCATAGCCAACGAACGTGTTTATCAGGTTGGCACTCCGGGTGTTTACGTATTCGAACCATCAAAACAGGAGAATAAAGGAGCTGCCGTTCTTATTATTCCCGGAGGAGGATACGCAAGGCTTGCCTATCAGATAAGTGGTCTTCAACTGGCTAAGTGGTTTAACACTTTTGGAGTGACCGCTTTTGTATTGAATCACCGCATGCCACAATCGCCCGATGTAAAGGAATCGTTCAAGGCTCCGTTGCAGGATGCTCAAAGAGCCCTCCGTTATATCCGTGCCAATGCGGAACAATGGGGAATCAATATCAATAAGGTTGGTGTAATGGGCTGTTCGGCCGGAGGACATCTCTCCGCTTGTG
Proteins encoded in this window:
- a CDS encoding glycoside hydrolase 43 family protein, with amino-acid sequence MKKLTTILGLCLITALPVIAQNYVSKVWVADKGDGTYRNPIIHADYSDPDACRVGDDYYMTASSFNCIPALQILHSKDLVNWTIVNAAVPYAIEPIEAIEKPEHGNRVWAPSIRFHNNEFYIFWGDPDQGVFMTKAKDPKGTWSKPVLVKAAKGIIDTTPLWDEDGKVYLVHAFAGSRAGLKSVLAVCELNAEANQAITESRIIFDGHEHHETCEGPKFYKRNGYYYIFTPAGGVVAGWQLVLRSKNPYGPYEEKVVMAQGKSTINGPHQGAWVDTTTGEDWFLNFQDVGAYGRLTHLQPMKWVKDWPVIGVDKDGDGCGEPVLTYKKPNVGKTYPICTPQESDEFNTLTLSPQWQWHANYNPKWIFLAADKGYARLYSYPVTKEYKSLWDVPNLLLQKTPSNEFSAVMKLRFAPSPKYFGERTGLLVMGLDYALLSLENTKEGLILSQNECKNADKGTVESVNESVTLKDNTVYLKVTFNKEAKCDFSYSLDGKKFQKLGKQFKVREGKWIGAKVGTFCTRPAIVINDGGWAEVDWFRIEK
- the lipA gene encoding lipoyl synthase yields the protein MKNTTQMERVRKPDWLKINIGSNERYTDTKRIVESHKLHTICSSGRCPNMGECWGKGTATFMICGEICTRSCKFCNTLTGKPHPLNSDEPLHVAESIRLMKLSHAVITSVDRDDLPDLGASHWANTLYQIKLLNPETTTEVLIPDFQGRTDLIEMIIAAKPDIISHNMETVRRISPTVRSAANYETSLKVINQISQSGLVAKSGIMVGLGELPSEVEELMDDLLENGCQILTIGQYLQPSHKHFPVAAYITPEQFDIYKETGLKKGFKQVESAPLVRSSYHAEKHLINKHKK
- a CDS encoding DUF4861 domain-containing protein, whose amino-acid sequence is MKKSIKIALAIVCCLPLNALAQKTEKSISIEVENGWNKAKENEPVVLKIKDLNAGFTVKSATVWVGNREIPSQLDDLNGDRKADELAFVTDVPAKGKRTFKITLSSEKSTKTYPSKVYAEMLVSDKKGQHVPISSVSVPGGILYNQLHHHGPAFESELVAYRIYFDKKQTVDLYGKFNKGFEIKESQFYPTDAQLAKGFGDDVLRVNASCGLGAFKGWDGKKATHIDPVSNRTESILAYGPVRTVVDVIANDWKYQGSELNMTTRYILYAGHRDAEVKILFDEPLKKEVFCTGVQNIKGSESFSDHKGLVACWGTDWPVNDTIKYAKETVGLATCIPLKYVKAEVKDNDNYLYTVGADGKKSIDYNIVFTSMKETFGYKTKEAWFAYIQEWKKELEHPCTIRIK
- a CDS encoding enoyl-ACP reductase, with the translated sequence MSYNLLKGKRGIIFGALNEQSIAWKVAELAVEEGATITLSNTPVAVRMGEISALSDKLNCEVIPADATSVEDLEVVFQRSMEILGGKIDFVLHSIGMSPNVRKKNTYDNLDYNMLGKTLDISAISFHKMLQVAKKMNAIADYGSVVALSYIAAQRTFFGYNDMADAKSLLESICRSFGYIYGREHNVRINTISQSPTMTTAGSGVKGMDKLMDFSNRMSPLGNADADECANYCITMFSDLTRKVTMQTLFHDGGFSSMGMSLRAMVQYEKSFEEYCDENGNIIYG
- a CDS encoding glycoside hydrolase family 28 protein, with translation MNIFIKKYLVLPVACALSLLYSTNSLAASKGSNIDPAIYNGVPFKMPKVVQPSFPVYKANILDFGAKGDGIYLNTKAINDAIKKVNAKGGGTVVIPSGLWLTGPIELLSNVNLYAEQNALVVFTDDYNAYPVIKTSFEGLETRRCQSPISARNATNIAITGKGIFDGSGDAWRPVKKDKMTEAQWKNLIKSGGVLSADKKIWYPTEKSFKGASSTENFNNPTGINTDTEWESIREWLRPVMVSIVKCKNVLLEGVTFKNSPSWCLHPLSCENITINKVNVSNPWYSQNGDALDLESCKNALIINSTFDAGDDAICIKSGKDEDGRRRGEPCQNVIVKNNLVLHGHGGFVVGSEMSGGVKNIYVSNCSFVGTDVGLRFKSTRGRGGVVEGIYIDHINMINIPNEPLLFDLFYGGKAPDEVTEEDTKESLSTTIPPVTVETPTFKDIHISNVFCKKSGRAMFFNGLPEMKIQNVTVKNVIISDAQEGAVVSQADGVVMENIKITSPTGNSLSIKNANNIKVDGILFKEVDEKGKTVIFK
- a CDS encoding SAM-dependent methyltransferase, whose product is MEVALYLLPVTLGETPIESVLPPYNKEIIVQIKHFIVEDIRSARRFLKKVEKEIDIDTLTFYPLNKHTSAEEISGYLKPLIAGSPMGVISEAGCPAVADPGADVVAMAQRKNLKVVPLVGPSSIILSVMASGFNGQSFAFHGYLPIDPSERVKTIKHLESRIYSENQTQLFIETPYRNNKMAEDILHNCRPQTKLCIAADITCEGEFIKTKTVKEWQGKLPDLTKIPCIFLLYK
- a CDS encoding gliding motility lipoprotein GldB, with the protein product MRKFLFFFLTCLVFFSCKFVADKKDSDAVDERIEIARYDKLLNEYVEFNSFSALQKMNTEYLLATKYLIEDVLRLGQVNDDKINEKLKVFYSDSTLRKLTADALAKYSNMSRLEKKFTKGFQRLKKEVPSLKIPHIYSQISALNESVVVGDSILGFSIDKYMGEDYPLYKRFFYDYQRKSMKPERILPDCFNFYLLSEYPYPEDRGRLIDRMLHRGKLEYIVSEILNYKTFGEELGYTREEEEWCEYNRFKIWEYMMQNGHLYCTDPMVQRKYLKPAPNTAFFGDQSPMMVGVWMGMQIVDSYMKNHKEATIKDLLEMTDYSKMLAEARFNP